The following coding sequences are from one Eptesicus fuscus isolate TK198812 chromosome 7, DD_ASM_mEF_20220401, whole genome shotgun sequence window:
- the LGALS2 gene encoding LOW QUALITY PROTEIN: galectin-2 (The sequence of the model RefSeq protein was modified relative to this genomic sequence to represent the inferred CDS: inserted 1 base in 1 codon; deleted 2 bases in 1 codon), with protein sequence MGLLEEAGGWAGGNLEDALGWGAGPDLGPFSQQANALSTEPNQLDFVINLGQGTEKPDLHFNPXIVCNSLEGYNWGQEQGQEQWEDHLCFSPGSEVKFTVTFESDKFKVKLPDRHQLTFPNRLGHSHLSSRRALGGFNISSSNGNDRALAPTSYAELLPRHTGPAAPGPGSPPAVPAPLTPFLPKAKAKLGIHLCPAGVAQWYEPGGHWFRAHAPAAGSIPRRGRARGKDSFPSTKAAL encoded by the exons ATGGG gctcctggaggaggcaggaggctgggctggagggaacCTGGaggatgctctgggctggggggctgggcccG acctgggacccttcagtcagcaggccaacgctctatccactgagccaaaccagctaga CTTTGTGATTAATCTGGGCCAGGGGACAGAGAAGCCAGACCTCCATTTCAACC CCATTGTCTGCAACTCGCTGGAGGGCTACAACTGGGGGCAGGAGCAA GGGCAGGAGCAATGGGAAGATCACCTGTGCTTCAGCCCAGGGTCAGAGGTCAAG TTCACCGTGACCTTTGAGAGTGACAAGTTCAAGGTGAAGCTGCCCGACAGGCACCAGCTGACCTTTCCCAACAGGCTGGGCCACAGCCACCTGAGCTCCCGGAGAGCGCTGGGTGGGTTCAACATCTCCTCCTCCAACGGGAATGACAGAGCCCTCGCACCGACTTCCTATGCTGAGCTTCTTCCCCGTCACACGGGACcagcagcccccggtcctggctCCCCGCCTGCAGTCCCTGCCCCTCTGACCCCTTTCCTCCCCAAGGCTAAGGCCAAATTAGGAATCCACCtttgtccagctggtgtggctcagtggtatgaaccaggaggtcactggttcagggcacatgccccagctgcaggctcaatccccagaagggggcgtgcaagagg caAGGACAGCTTCCCCAGCACAAAGGCCGCACTGTGA
- the CDC42EP1 gene encoding cdc42 effector protein 1, giving the protein MPGPQGAGGAPTMSLGKLSPVGWVSSSHGKRRLTADMISPPLGDFRHTMHVGRGGDVFGDTSFLSNHGGSSGGTHRSPRSFLAKKLQQVRRVGVLPRRIASPPSASPAPPAVSPIIKNAISLPQLNQAAYDSLVVSKLSFNSSPASSADGHSSYGLDSGFCTISRVARPEKPRDRDHDSAFPSEPELRRSDSLQSFRLDLDLGPSLLSELLGVMSLSEGSAAETPAPAPAASPPAAAATPPAAAATPPAAAATPPAAAATPPAAASSPPPRGRCPNGVTAGFGPVAEARASPLGECPRAPADMAPGRHWGAGWSGSRGSRHYTEMDARQELVKVLPQGRASWESLDEEWGAPQAGSRAPVPSTVQANTFAFADAEEDDEVKV; this is encoded by the exons ATGCCGGGCCCCCAGGGGGCCGGAGGAGCGCCCACCATGAGCCTGGGCAAGCTCTCGCCCGTGGGCTGGGTGTCCAGCTCGCACGGGAAGAGGCGGCTGACTGCAGACATGATCAGCCCGCCACTCGGGGACTTCCGGCACACCATGCACGTGGGCCGAGGCGGGGACGTCTTTGGCGACACCTCCTTCCTCAGCAACCACGGGGGCAGCTCCGGGGGCACCCACCGTTCACCCCGCAGCTTCCTGGCCAAGAAGCTACAGCAGGTGCGCAGAGTCGGGGTGCTGCCCCGGCGGATAGCTTCTCCGCCGTCAGCCTCGCCTGCTCCGCCCGCCGTCTCCCCCATCATCAAGAACGCCATCTCCCTGCCCCAGCTCAACCAGGCCGCCTACGACAGCCTCGTGGTGAGCAAGCTCAGCTTCAACAGCAGCCCTGCCAGCTCCGCGGACGGCCACTCCAGTTATG GTCTGGACTCTGGGTTCTGCACTATCTCCCGCGTGGCTCGCCCGGAAAAGCCTCGTGACCGAGACCATGACAGTGCCTTCCCCTCTGAACCTGAGCTTCGCCGCTCTGACTCCCTCCAGTCCTTCCGCCTGGACCTCGACCTTGGGCCGTCTCTCCTCAGTGAGCTGCTGGGGGTCATGAGCCTCTCAGAAGGCTCTGCAGCTGagactccagccccagcccctgctgcaAGCCCCCCAGCCGCTGCTGCAACCCCCCCAGCCGCTGCTGCAACCCCCCCAGCCGCTGCTGCAACCCCCCCAGCCGCTGCTGCAACCCCCCCAGCCGCTGCCTCAAGCCCTCCACCCCGTGGACGCTGCCCCAATGGGGTAACTGCTGGGTTTGGCCCAGTGGCTGAGGCGAGGGCCAGCCCCCTGGGAGAGTGTCCCCGTGCACCTGCTGACATGGCCCCTGGCAGGCACTGGGGAGCCGGCTGGAGTGGCAGCCGGGGCAGCCGCCACTACACTGAGATGGATGCTCGGCAGGAGCTGGTGAAGGTGCTGCCCCAGGGCCGGGCCTCTTGGGAGAGCCTGGATGAGGAGTGGGGGGCACCCCAGGCAGGCAGTCGGGCCCCTGTGCCCAGCACGGTGCAAGCAAACACCTTCGCGTTCGCCGATGCCGAGGAGGACGACGAGGTCAAGGTGTGA